A genomic segment from Gemmatimonadaceae bacterium encodes:
- a CDS encoding HD domain-containing protein, with translation MSTDSHLIPGALGADAPACAEAREMVVRAEKEERAGHRAVARSLYEQAIHCRETGLDPAVVIDALCGIARTWQTDGESDAALDVLEVGQFVASASGPDAALGRALNIRAVIFWQRGDLDAADRLYREAHACGARAGDMRLTAMTAQNRGIIANVRGDITRAMSHYRECIAAYQRLGMWREVSGALNNLGMLHTDLGEWDSAAAAYRQASLLAEREGNRASLLVVLGNQAELALAQGRIADAEEVCRRALPMAREMGDARAEAELRKHLGVIARERDDAESAEREFSLGSALASLRQDVLLQAELSREHAELLSRLGRYRETVQALNRAHQLFGQLRARRALADLDRRQTRLEVGFLDVVREWGESIESKDAYTQGHCMRVADLACALARRAGFDERRMFWFRVGALLHDVGKIDIPPDILNKPGRLTAEEWALMRSHPEAGVELLKGIDFPEDVIPIILSHHEKWDGTGYPHGLAREGIPVVARILGLADVYDALTTARSYKPGLPHAQAIAIIRADAGSHFDPALVPLFEHVLDERESAERAANERAANEREPDEAL, from the coding sequence ATGTCGACAGATTCGCACCTCATTCCCGGCGCGCTTGGCGCCGACGCTCCCGCGTGCGCCGAAGCGCGGGAGATGGTCGTGCGCGCCGAGAAGGAAGAGCGTGCGGGGCACCGTGCAGTGGCGCGTTCGCTCTACGAACAGGCCATCCACTGTCGCGAGACCGGGCTCGATCCTGCCGTGGTGATCGACGCGCTGTGCGGGATTGCGCGCACCTGGCAGACGGACGGTGAATCGGACGCCGCGCTCGACGTGCTCGAGGTGGGGCAGTTCGTCGCCTCGGCCAGCGGGCCGGATGCCGCGCTGGGGCGCGCGCTCAACATCCGCGCGGTGATCTTCTGGCAGCGCGGCGACCTCGATGCCGCCGACCGCCTGTACCGCGAGGCGCACGCCTGCGGGGCGCGGGCGGGCGACATGCGGCTGACGGCGATGACGGCGCAGAACCGCGGCATCATCGCCAACGTGCGGGGCGACATCACCCGTGCCATGTCGCACTACCGTGAGTGCATTGCGGCATACCAGCGTTTGGGGATGTGGCGCGAGGTGAGCGGGGCGCTCAACAACCTCGGGATGCTGCACACCGACCTTGGCGAGTGGGACTCGGCGGCCGCCGCCTACCGTCAGGCGTCGCTCCTGGCCGAGCGCGAGGGGAACCGCGCGTCGCTCCTCGTCGTGCTGGGCAACCAGGCGGAGCTGGCCCTGGCGCAAGGGCGCATTGCCGACGCCGAGGAGGTCTGCCGCCGCGCGCTCCCCATGGCGCGGGAGATGGGGGATGCCCGCGCCGAGGCCGAGCTGCGCAAGCACCTGGGCGTCATTGCCCGCGAGCGCGACGATGCCGAGTCCGCCGAGCGCGAGTTCTCGTTAGGCTCGGCGCTGGCATCGCTGCGACAGGATGTGCTGCTGCAGGCCGAGCTGTCGCGCGAACATGCGGAACTCCTGTCGCGCCTGGGGCGCTACCGCGAGACGGTGCAGGCGCTCAACCGGGCGCACCAGCTGTTCGGGCAGCTGCGCGCGCGCCGCGCCCTGGCCGACCTCGACCGTCGGCAGACGCGCCTCGAGGTGGGCTTCCTCGATGTCGTGCGGGAATGGGGCGAGTCGATCGAATCGAAGGACGCCTACACGCAGGGACACTGCATGCGCGTCGCCGACCTGGCGTGCGCACTCGCCCGGCGCGCCGGCTTCGACGAGCGGCGCATGTTCTGGTTCCGCGTCGGGGCACTCCTGCACGACGTGGGGAAGATCGACATCCCCCCCGACATCCTCAACAAGCCGGGGCGCCTGACGGCGGAGGAATGGGCGCTGATGCGCTCGCACCCCGAGGCCGGCGTGGAGCTGCTCAAGGGGATCGACTTCCCCGAAGACGTGATCCCCATCATCCTGTCGCACCACGAGAAGTGGGACGGCACCGGATATCCCCACGGGCTGGCGCGCGAGGGGATCCCGGTAGTGGCGCGCATCCTCGGCCTGGCCGACGTGTACGATGCGCTTACCACGGCGCGCAGCTACAAGCCCGGGCTGCCGCACGCGCAGGCCATCGCGATCATCCGCGCCGACGCGGGCTCGCACTTCGATCCCGCGCTGGTGCCGCTGTTCGAGCATGTGCTGGACGAGCGCGAGTCGGCCGAGCGTGCCGCGAACGAGCGCGCCGCGAACGAGCGAGAGCCGGACGAAGCGCTCTGA
- a CDS encoding protein kinase, which yields MSMTHPADFLGERLSAALAGTYEIERELGGAGMSRVFAAREIALDRTVVIKVVTAEVTSGISAERFRREIQVAATLRHPHIVPLLSAGEASGILYYTMPLINGESLAHRIALAAPLPVGEVVHLAEEVADALDHAHRQGVIHRDIKPANILLEDEHAIVADFGIARAVSRAAEPTASSLTATGLVLGTPLYMSPEQGGGDAVDGRSDIYALGCVMYQMLSGRPPFEGSTAQQIILAHFVKEPPPLERDDIPDALRQLIRTAMAKEPDERFASAALLRNALRSLDTRHLPMSPPAVQTTRDAHSTPSATSSPMVAHPASNAPTSGPIDSVAVLPFDSPASGSDDEYLADGITETILNKLTRVSGLRVVPRSVVFRYKRRDVDIPIVANELRVRALVTGRVRQRGQTLHVSAELTDAVNESQLWGDRISRSAEDIFAVQEEIAGEIVKSLRLRLSAEERQELVRRYTEDSVAYRAYLRGRYQWNKRTRDGFLKAIAHFQEAIDRDPAYALAYAGLGDSYNVLGYYNYLPPREAYPRAKAAAMRALEIDESLAQAHASLGYTRLFHDWDWAGAEASFTRAIALDPTYASAHQWYAWCLLVMRRMDEMIEAMRTALQLDPLSLIINAHMGYALFWAGRFDEALEQLARTQALDPNFALTYWPLGAVHIWQGRHQEAVADFQRLVDLTDGATGLGYLGITAGVGGHPEVAREALQRLEARARTQYVSPLDRAICHVGVGDYEEAFRWLTRAVDDRVSDLVRLYSLPWPAEIRADPRFESVARQVGIAR from the coding sequence ATGTCCATGACCCATCCCGCCGACTTCCTTGGTGAACGGCTGAGCGCTGCGCTCGCCGGCACATACGAGATCGAACGCGAACTCGGCGGCGCCGGAATGAGTCGCGTCTTTGCCGCGCGCGAGATCGCGCTCGACCGCACGGTGGTCATCAAGGTCGTCACGGCCGAGGTCACCTCCGGGATCAGCGCCGAGCGCTTTCGTCGCGAAATCCAGGTGGCGGCCACGCTCCGCCATCCGCACATCGTCCCGCTGCTGAGCGCGGGCGAGGCGTCGGGCATCCTTTACTACACGATGCCGCTCATCAACGGAGAGTCGCTGGCGCACCGCATTGCCCTTGCCGCGCCGCTTCCCGTGGGCGAAGTCGTGCATCTGGCGGAGGAAGTGGCCGACGCGCTCGACCATGCGCATCGGCAGGGAGTGATTCACCGCGACATCAAGCCGGCCAACATCCTCCTCGAAGACGAACACGCGATCGTCGCCGACTTCGGCATCGCGCGGGCGGTGAGTAGGGCCGCCGAGCCCACGGCGAGTTCGCTCACCGCCACTGGGCTGGTGCTGGGGACGCCGCTCTACATGAGCCCCGAGCAGGGAGGCGGGGACGCGGTCGACGGTCGCTCCGACATCTACGCTCTTGGGTGCGTGATGTACCAGATGCTCTCCGGGCGTCCGCCGTTCGAGGGGAGCACGGCGCAGCAGATCATTCTGGCGCACTTCGTGAAGGAGCCGCCGCCGCTCGAGCGAGACGACATCCCCGACGCACTGCGACAGCTCATTCGCACGGCGATGGCGAAGGAGCCTGACGAGCGCTTCGCTTCGGCGGCGCTCCTGCGCAACGCGCTGCGCTCCCTCGACACGCGTCACCTGCCCATGTCGCCCCCCGCAGTGCAGACCACGCGTGACGCTCACTCGACGCCGAGCGCCACGTCGTCTCCCATGGTGGCGCACCCCGCGTCGAACGCGCCGACGTCGGGGCCCATCGATTCGGTGGCGGTGCTCCCGTTCGACTCGCCGGCCAGCGGGAGCGACGACGAGTACCTCGCCGACGGGATCACCGAGACCATCCTCAACAAGCTGACGCGAGTCTCGGGGCTGCGCGTCGTCCCGCGATCGGTGGTCTTTCGCTACAAGCGGCGCGACGTCGACATCCCGATTGTCGCCAATGAGCTGCGCGTTCGCGCGCTGGTGACAGGGCGCGTGCGCCAGCGCGGGCAAACACTGCACGTGAGTGCCGAGCTCACCGACGCGGTCAACGAGTCGCAGCTATGGGGGGACCGCATCTCGCGCTCGGCCGAGGACATCTTTGCCGTGCAGGAGGAGATTGCCGGCGAGATCGTGAAGTCGCTCCGGTTGCGGCTGTCGGCAGAGGAGCGGCAGGAGCTGGTGCGGCGTTACACCGAGGATTCGGTCGCGTATCGCGCCTACCTGCGCGGGCGGTACCAGTGGAACAAGCGCACGCGCGATGGCTTCCTCAAGGCGATTGCCCACTTCCAGGAGGCAATCGACCGCGACCCCGCGTACGCCCTTGCCTACGCGGGGCTGGGCGATTCGTACAACGTGCTCGGGTACTACAACTACCTCCCGCCGCGCGAGGCGTATCCGAGGGCCAAGGCGGCGGCAATGCGCGCGCTGGAGATCGACGAGTCGCTGGCGCAGGCACACGCATCGTTAGGGTACACGCGCCTGTTCCACGACTGGGACTGGGCGGGGGCCGAGGCGTCGTTCACGCGCGCCATCGCGCTCGACCCCACCTACGCCAGCGCACACCAGTGGTATGCGTGGTGCCTGCTGGTGATGCGCCGGATGGACGAGATGATCGAGGCAATGCGAACCGCGTTGCAGCTGGACCCGCTCTCGCTCATCATCAACGCGCACATGGGGTATGCCCTCTTCTGGGCCGGGCGCTTCGACGAGGCGCTCGAACAGCTGGCCCGTACGCAGGCACTCGACCCCAACTTCGCCCTCACCTACTGGCCACTGGGTGCAGTGCACATCTGGCAGGGGCGGCACCAAGAGGCGGTCGCCGACTTCCAGCGACTGGTCGACCTCACCGATGGCGCCACCGGGCTCGGCTACCTCGGGATAACCGCCGGCGTCGGCGGGCACCCCGAAGTGGCGCGTGAGGCGCTGCAACGCCTGGAGGCGCGTGCCCGTACGCAATACGTGTCACCGCTGGATCGCGCCATTTGTCACGTTGGCGTGGGTGACTACGAGGAGGCCTTTCGCTGGCTCACGCGCGCAGTGGACGATCGGGTGAGCGACCTCGTGCGTCTCTACTCCCTGCCGTGGCCGGCGGAGATACGCGCCGATCCGCGATTCGAGTCGGTGGCGCGTCAGGTCGGGATCGCGCGCTAG
- a CDS encoding GMC family oxidoreductase produces the protein MTMPQGSYDAVIIGAGPVGLNIAKVLSDRGKRVLLLEAGRASGLSYDGWLSYVDTFRSALIKEPNSPYPPNANAPSTYAQDVYNMQKHVPILSGYQVEKGPLAFGSTYLRSLGGTSLHWLGTCPRMVPNDFRMKTAYGVGVDWPLTYDELQPYYCRAEWALGVSANKEDQEHFGMWFPEDYDYPMERIPQSYSDQLYARGAARAKVQWAGREYGMTVTSLPQARNSIPRAGYRPRGAVGAPHVGQRCEGNASCIPICPVQAKYSALRTLGELDANFYTLVTQAVATRLLIDESGRIGGVEFKRYASESSNQSQTYTAYGTLYVVAAHAVEGAKLLLASGAANSSDQVGRNLMDHPFFLTWALNPTPVGAFRGPGQTSEIPSFRDGPFRNEFAAFRIDLGNWGWDVATFPPGSNVNDAVGKNVFGKALRQSLEHQITRQLRVGYVVEQLPEAGNRVTIDREFLDPLGCYRPVIHYNVSDYTREAMVRANEVSNALFRAMGIAPHDIRTSHTPDNTPGYMTYKGRDGKEYSLGFYGSGHHMGTHRMGVSRTDSVTDANCRSWDHENLYVVGCGSMPTVGASNPTITAVAIALKAADHMLTQLG, from the coding sequence ATGACGATGCCACAGGGGAGTTACGACGCGGTCATCATCGGGGCGGGGCCGGTAGGGCTCAACATCGCCAAGGTGCTCAGCGACCGCGGCAAGCGCGTCCTCCTCCTCGAGGCGGGGCGCGCCTCCGGGCTGTCGTATGACGGATGGCTGTCCTACGTCGACACCTTTCGCTCGGCGCTCATCAAGGAGCCCAACTCGCCGTATCCGCCTAACGCGAACGCGCCCAGCACGTACGCGCAGGACGTGTACAACATGCAGAAGCACGTCCCCATTCTCTCCGGTTACCAGGTGGAGAAGGGGCCGCTGGCCTTTGGCTCGACGTACCTGCGCTCGCTCGGCGGGACGTCGCTGCACTGGCTGGGGACGTGTCCGCGCATGGTGCCCAACGACTTTCGCATGAAGACGGCGTACGGCGTCGGGGTCGACTGGCCGCTGACGTACGACGAGCTGCAACCGTACTACTGTCGCGCCGAGTGGGCGTTAGGCGTGTCGGCGAACAAGGAGGACCAGGAGCACTTCGGGATGTGGTTTCCCGAGGACTACGACTATCCGATGGAGCGCATTCCCCAGAGCTATTCGGACCAGTTGTATGCCCGGGGGGCGGCGAGGGCCAAGGTGCAGTGGGCGGGGCGCGAGTACGGGATGACGGTGACGTCGCTTCCGCAGGCGCGCAACTCCATTCCGCGCGCCGGCTATCGTCCGCGGGGGGCGGTGGGGGCGCCGCACGTGGGACAGCGGTGCGAGGGTAACGCCAGCTGCATCCCCATCTGTCCCGTGCAGGCCAAGTACAGCGCGCTCCGCACGCTGGGTGAGCTCGATGCGAACTTCTACACGCTGGTGACGCAGGCCGTGGCCACGCGCCTCCTCATCGACGAGAGCGGGCGCATTGGCGGTGTGGAGTTCAAGCGCTACGCCAGCGAGTCGTCCAACCAGTCGCAGACGTACACCGCATACGGGACGTTGTACGTGGTGGCCGCGCACGCGGTGGAGGGCGCCAAGCTCCTGCTTGCGTCGGGGGCTGCCAACTCGAGCGACCAGGTGGGGCGCAACCTGATGGACCATCCGTTCTTCCTCACGTGGGCGCTCAATCCCACGCCGGTGGGAGCGTTCCGCGGCCCCGGGCAGACGTCGGAGATCCCGTCGTTTCGCGACGGCCCGTTCCGCAACGAGTTCGCCGCCTTCCGCATCGACCTGGGGAACTGGGGGTGGGACGTTGCCACCTTTCCCCCCGGGAGCAACGTGAACGACGCAGTGGGGAAGAACGTCTTCGGCAAGGCGCTGCGACAGTCGCTGGAGCACCAGATCACCCGCCAGCTGCGCGTGGGCTACGTGGTGGAGCAGCTGCCGGAGGCGGGCAATCGCGTCACGATCGATCGCGAGTTCCTGGATCCGCTGGGGTGCTATCGCCCGGTGATTCACTACAACGTGTCGGACTACACGCGCGAGGCGATGGTGCGGGCCAACGAGGTATCGAATGCGCTCTTCCGTGCCATGGGGATCGCCCCGCACGACATCAGGACGTCGCACACGCCGGACAACACCCCGGGGTACATGACCTACAAGGGGCGCGACGGCAAGGAGTACTCGTTAGGGTTCTACGGTTCGGGGCACCACATGGGGACGCATCGCATGGGGGTGAGCCGCACCGACTCGGTGACCGACGCCAATTGCCGCAGTTGGGACCACGAGAACCTGTACGTGGTGGGATGCGGGAGCATGCCGACCGTTGGCGCCTCCAACCCCACCATCACCGCCGTGGCCATCGCGCTCAAGGCGGCTGACCACATGCTCACCCAGCTCGGTTGA
- a CDS encoding ferritin-like protein, whose amino-acid sequence MPITDYDSLVDHLKTAIAIEHATIAPYLCALYSIPEGTNHEAQAIVRSVVMEEMLHMTLAANVLVAVGGKPVIASAAAVPRYPAYLPHSNKRFQVQLLPLGREALQTFLLIESPAPASAPPEGDHYNTLGQFYAAVEDGLRFCAKKYGERKLFSGKRAMQVPPERWYYGGGGDCIEVHNLETALRALDEITEQGEGYDGGITDGDGAFNDVDELAHFHRFNELLQGRRYVATDSDASGPTGDELPVDWSVIAPMAPNPRTSQYRRHRTIHQAMVTFNRTYTRLLQQLQLAFTGRPAALQEAVPIMYEMRYQAQALMRIPSPIVEGKTVGPAFEYDAS is encoded by the coding sequence ATGCCAATCACCGATTACGACAGCCTGGTCGACCACCTGAAGACCGCGATCGCGATCGAGCACGCCACGATCGCGCCGTATCTCTGTGCGCTCTATTCCATCCCCGAAGGGACCAACCACGAGGCGCAGGCCATCGTGCGCAGCGTGGTGATGGAGGAGATGCTGCACATGACGCTGGCGGCCAACGTCCTCGTTGCCGTGGGCGGCAAGCCCGTGATCGCGTCCGCCGCCGCCGTCCCGCGGTACCCAGCCTACCTTCCGCACTCGAACAAGCGCTTTCAGGTGCAACTTCTCCCGCTCGGGCGCGAGGCATTGCAGACCTTCCTCCTCATCGAGAGCCCGGCCCCCGCCTCGGCGCCGCCGGAGGGAGACCACTACAACACCCTCGGGCAGTTCTACGCCGCCGTCGAGGATGGGCTCAGGTTCTGCGCGAAGAAGTACGGCGAGCGGAAGCTCTTCTCCGGGAAGCGCGCGATGCAGGTGCCGCCGGAACGCTGGTACTACGGCGGCGGGGGCGACTGCATCGAGGTGCACAATCTCGAGACCGCGCTGCGTGCCCTGGACGAGATCACCGAGCAGGGCGAGGGTTACGACGGCGGGATCACCGACGGCGACGGCGCCTTCAACGACGTCGACGAGCTGGCGCACTTCCATCGCTTCAACGAGCTGCTGCAGGGGCGCCGCTACGTGGCCACCGACTCCGACGCCAGCGGCCCCACCGGCGATGAACTCCCCGTCGACTGGAGCGTGATTGCCCCCATGGCCCCCAACCCGCGCACATCGCAGTACCGGCGCCATCGCACCATCCACCAGGCCATGGTGACGTTCAACCGCACGTACACGCGACTCCTCCAGCAGCTGCAACTCGCCTTCACGGGACGACCGGCGGCGCTGCAGGAGGCGGTGCCGATCATGTACGAGATGCGCTACCAGGCGCAGGCGCTGATGCGCATCCCCTC